A portion of the Candidatus Cloacimonadaceae bacterium genome contains these proteins:
- the istB gene encoding IS21-like element helper ATPase IstB gives MINQSTTNKLHEMHMGAMADAFRDQLNDHSFKELQFEERFGFLVDAEWTRRKHNRLQKLIKNACLKFGNASVADIEYHDDRKLDRSEILRLSSGSYIDENRNIIILGASGNGKSWLACAFGIAACQHYFPVRYIRLPELLDELALARGLGTFKKVIRQYKSIRLLILDEWLLTPLREQEARDLLEIVEARCQCASTIFCTQFKPGGWHEKIGQETLADAILDRIVHDSYQIF, from the coding sequence GATCAATCAATCGACCACTAACAAACTGCATGAGATGCACATGGGAGCCATGGCAGACGCCTTTAGAGATCAGCTCAATGACCACTCGTTCAAAGAACTTCAGTTTGAAGAGCGCTTTGGTTTTCTTGTAGATGCAGAATGGACGCGGCGCAAGCACAACCGGCTACAAAAATTGATCAAAAACGCCTGCTTAAAGTTCGGTAATGCCAGTGTAGCGGACATTGAGTACCATGATGACAGAAAGCTGGATCGCTCAGAGATACTGAGACTATCATCTGGTTCGTACATCGACGAAAATCGCAATATCATCATACTGGGAGCGTCCGGTAATGGCAAATCGTGGCTGGCTTGCGCCTTTGGTATAGCTGCTTGCCAACACTACTTTCCCGTAAGATACATCCGGCTTCCGGAACTCCTGGATGAGCTTGCTTTAGCCAGAGGATTAGGCACCTTCAAGAAAGTGATCCGACAATACAAAAGCATTCGGCTACTGATCCTTGATGAGTGGTTATTGACTCCTCTCAGAGAACAGGAGGCAAGAGACCTGTTGGAAATCGTTGAAGCCAGATGTCAATGTGCTTCGACTATCTTTTGTACGCAGTTCAAACCCGGTGGATGGCATGAGAAGATTGGTCAGGAAACTCTTGCAGATGCCATCCTTGACCGGATCGTACATGACTCATACCAGATATTTAT